A window of the Henckelia pumila isolate YLH828 chromosome 3, ASM3356847v2, whole genome shotgun sequence genome harbors these coding sequences:
- the LOC140891015 gene encoding transcription factor bHLH122-like isoform X2 produces the protein MNNQQEFRQNMQIGSGLTRYRSAPSSYFSTLLNSNNNNILGDDGFGEDEFEHLLNPRASSPETQKFFFMNTSETIQENCSSNLNPQSQLDPQYPPPRKIESSANKPRQQLQKQQSNDFSSVSHMMYQIINSGDTNSDMQEDSNYGLMDSMNSNSAAVQMKTEEGGGGGSLIRHRSSPAGLFESINIKNELGAANLSEVDYKTAANSHGEGRFSENRDKNGGYSSGFPVNSWDDSVILPDSFFKGLTDTHQSIDGGSKHTISKLSHHLSLPKSSAEMFAMEKLMQDSVPCKIRAKRGFATHPRSIAERVRRTKISERMRRLQDLVPNMEKQTNTSDMLDLAVDYIKDLQRQVKTLSDNRSKCTCSARQKP, from the exons ATGAATAATCAGCAAGAGTTCCGGCAAAATATGCAGATAGGCTCTGGATTAACTCGCTACCGATCTGCTCCAAGTTCttatttttcaactcttttaaacagtaataataataatatcctGGGTGATGATGGATTTGGGGAAGATGAATTTGAGCATCTTTTGAACCCTCGAGCTTCAAGTCCCGAGACCCAGAAATTTTTCTTCATGAATACTTCCGAAACCATTCAAGAAAACTGCTCTTCCaatttgaatccacaatcacaATTAGATCCACAGTATCCGCCGCCGAGAAAGATCGAATCTTCAGCCAACAAACCTCGGCAGCAATTGCAAAAACAGCAGAGCAATGACTTTTCTTCGGTTTCTCATATGATGTATCAGATAATCAATTCCGGTGACACAAATTCTGATATGCAAGAAGATTCGAATTATGGATTGATGGATTCTATGAATTCGAACTCCGCCGCCGTGCAGATGAAGACGGAAGAGGGTGGTGGTGGAGGCAGTCTCATTCGACACAGAAGTTCTCCTGCTGGATTATTCGAAAGCATAAACATCAAGAATG AGCTCGGTGCAGCTAATTTAAGCGAAGTGGATTATAAAACTGCAGCAAACAGTCATGGAGAGGGACGATTCAGCGAAAATCGTGATAAAAATGGTGGATACAGCTCGGGTTTCCCAGTAAATTCTTGGGATGATTCAGTTATCCTGCCTGACAGTTTCTTCAAAGGATTAACAGATACTCATCAG AGTATTGATGGCGGAAGTAAGCACACAATCTCCAAGTTGTCTCATCACCTGAGTCTGCCTAAAAGTTCAGCCGAAATGTTTGCGATGGAGAAACTGATGCAAGACTCGGTGCCCTGTAAAATCAGAGCGAAAAGGGGTTTCGCCACGCACCCGCGAAGCATAGCTGAGAGA GTTAGAAGGACGAAAATCAGTGAACGGATGAGGAGGCTGCAAGATCTCGTGCCTAACATGGAAAAG CAAACAAATACATCAGACATGTTGGATTTAGCTGTTGATTACATTAAAGATCTTCAACGACAAGTAAAG ACGCTCTCTGATAATCGCTCGAAGTGCACATGTTCGGCTAGACAGAAACCATAG
- the LOC140891015 gene encoding transcription factor bHLH122-like isoform X1, giving the protein MNNQQEFRQNMQIGSGLTRYRSAPSSYFSTLLNSNNNNILGDDGFGEDEFEHLLNPRASSPETQKFFFMNTSETIQENCSSNLNPQSQLDPQYPPPRKIESSANKPRQQLQKQQSNDFSSVSHMMYQIINSGDTNSDMQEDSNYGLMDSMNSNSAAVQMKTEEGGGGGSLIRHRSSPAGLFESINIKNELGAANLSEVDYKTAANSHGEGRFSENRDKNGGYSSGFPVNSWDDSVILPDSFFKGLTDTHQQSIDGGSKHTISKLSHHLSLPKSSAEMFAMEKLMQDSVPCKIRAKRGFATHPRSIAERVRRTKISERMRRLQDLVPNMEKQTNTSDMLDLAVDYIKDLQRQVKTLSDNRSKCTCSARQKP; this is encoded by the exons ATGAATAATCAGCAAGAGTTCCGGCAAAATATGCAGATAGGCTCTGGATTAACTCGCTACCGATCTGCTCCAAGTTCttatttttcaactcttttaaacagtaataataataatatcctGGGTGATGATGGATTTGGGGAAGATGAATTTGAGCATCTTTTGAACCCTCGAGCTTCAAGTCCCGAGACCCAGAAATTTTTCTTCATGAATACTTCCGAAACCATTCAAGAAAACTGCTCTTCCaatttgaatccacaatcacaATTAGATCCACAGTATCCGCCGCCGAGAAAGATCGAATCTTCAGCCAACAAACCTCGGCAGCAATTGCAAAAACAGCAGAGCAATGACTTTTCTTCGGTTTCTCATATGATGTATCAGATAATCAATTCCGGTGACACAAATTCTGATATGCAAGAAGATTCGAATTATGGATTGATGGATTCTATGAATTCGAACTCCGCCGCCGTGCAGATGAAGACGGAAGAGGGTGGTGGTGGAGGCAGTCTCATTCGACACAGAAGTTCTCCTGCTGGATTATTCGAAAGCATAAACATCAAGAATG AGCTCGGTGCAGCTAATTTAAGCGAAGTGGATTATAAAACTGCAGCAAACAGTCATGGAGAGGGACGATTCAGCGAAAATCGTGATAAAAATGGTGGATACAGCTCGGGTTTCCCAGTAAATTCTTGGGATGATTCAGTTATCCTGCCTGACAGTTTCTTCAAAGGATTAACAGATACTCATCAG CAGAGTATTGATGGCGGAAGTAAGCACACAATCTCCAAGTTGTCTCATCACCTGAGTCTGCCTAAAAGTTCAGCCGAAATGTTTGCGATGGAGAAACTGATGCAAGACTCGGTGCCCTGTAAAATCAGAGCGAAAAGGGGTTTCGCCACGCACCCGCGAAGCATAGCTGAGAGA GTTAGAAGGACGAAAATCAGTGAACGGATGAGGAGGCTGCAAGATCTCGTGCCTAACATGGAAAAG CAAACAAATACATCAGACATGTTGGATTTAGCTGTTGATTACATTAAAGATCTTCAACGACAAGTAAAG ACGCTCTCTGATAATCGCTCGAAGTGCACATGTTCGGCTAGACAGAAACCATAG